A single genomic interval of Panthera uncia isolate 11264 chromosome A1 unlocalized genomic scaffold, Puncia_PCG_1.0 HiC_scaffold_17, whole genome shotgun sequence harbors:
- the GRXCR2 gene encoding glutaredoxin domain-containing cysteine-rich protein 2 has product MENSEKKLNQKSDGKPRKVRFKISSSYSGRVLKQVFEDGQELESPKEEYPHSFLQESLEPMDDVYGSGEAPKPRPYSPKLTAQRISVFREGNAYTLAGGQSFFNDYKANDHKSPPIIDFGKIIIYTNNLKIIRTPMDKRDFMRKMLQKEEEAEEESLMSKEEICGDSGLNDGHLPDTESTFPHNQYPQEGELPEDNCFHCRGSGSATCSLCHGSKFSMLANRFKESYRALRCPACNENGLQPCQICNQ; this is encoded by the exons AGTGACGGCAAACCACGGAAAGTACGATTTAAAATCTCCTCCTCCTACAGTGGCAGAGTGTTGAAGCAGGTCTTTGAGGATGGGCAGGAATTAGAGTCGCCAAAGGAGGAATACCCTCACAGTTTTCTCCAAGAGTCCCTTGAACCAATGGATGACGTTTATGGGTCTGGGGAGGCCCCCAAGCCCCGACCATACTCCCCTAAGCTGACTGCTCAGAGGATCAGTGTTTTTAGAGAGGGCAATGCCTACACTTTGGCGGGCGGCCAGTCTTTCTTCAATGATTACAAGGCGAATGACCATAAG TCCCCACctattatagattttggaaagaTAATCATCTACACGAACAACCTGAAAATCATCCGAACCCCAATGGACAAGAGAGACTTCATGAGGAAAATGctccagaaggaagaggaggcCGAGGAGGAGTCTCTGATGAGCAAAGAAGAAATCTGTGGAGACAGCGGCCTGAATGATGGGCATTTGCCAGACACGGAAAGCACATTCCCCCATAACCAGTACCCACAG GAAGGGGAGCTTCCCGAGGACAACTGTTTTCACTGCCGAGGGTCGGGCAGTGCCACCTGCTCTCTGTGCCACGGCAGCAAGTTCTCCATGCTGGCCAACAGATTTAAGGAGTCCTATCGGGCCCTGCGGTGCCCTGCCTGCAATGAGAACGGCCTGCAGCCTTGCCAGATTTGCAATCAATAG